CAATAACATACATCTAAACtataaacaaacataaaaaagGACTAGTTATACTTTATGCATTATTAACCATGGTTAAACACCCCACCCACCCCACCATAACCACTATGTCCCAGCGGTTTATATATCCAGAGAACTCTCGAAACcggaaacacaaacacaaacacacacaccttAAAACCAACAAACCGATCAAAAAACACATCCAACAAGAAATATGGTCGGAGATGAAAACCACCATAACATGATGGTGCATGTACCACCATGGACCACCCTCATAGACGACCCACTCACCGGAATCTCACCCTTTTCTCCACGCAGTCCCAATGCCACCGTCAACAGCCTCGCTTCCTTCGAAGACTACGCTTATTTCCTCCGTAACGACGCCGCTCTCCGCCGCTACCTGGAAGACGACCTCGACGGAGATGCAGACAACTCCGGTTGTACGGACTTTGACATCACATCGGAACCTTTTGCGTGTGATAGTTTTCGTATGTACGATTTCAAAGTACGTAAGTGCGCACGTGCTCGGTCACATGACTGGACGGACTGTCCGTACGCTCACCCCGGCGAAAAAGCACGCCGGCGTGATCCCCGGAAGTACAGTTATTCCGGTACCGCATGCCCAGAGTTTCGTAAAGGGAGTTGTAAAAAAGGTGATGGTTGTGAGTTTTCTCATGGTGTTTTTGAGTGTTGGTTGCATCCGCACCGGTACCGGACTCAGCCGTGTAAGGATGGAATAAACTGCCGCCGGCGTGTGTGTTTTTTCGCACACACGCCGGAGCAGCTGCGGGTGGTGAGTCCGCATGGTGAGTCGAGTCATGGGTTCGGATCGTGGTTTTCTTCGCCGTCGGAGACTTCTACGCCGCCGTCGGAGTCGCCGCCGATGTCGCCGATGGATGGGTCTCTTAGCCGGTCACTTGGGTCGGTGACGGTGGGTGATATGTTGACGTCTCTCCGGCGGTTGCAGCTTAATAAGACGCCGTCTATGGGTAGCCCGTGGAGCATGCAAATGGGTCGGGTTGTTTCTTCTCCTAGATCCGGGTTTTATAGCTTGCCGTCGACTCCGACCCGACCCGTGACCCGACCGAGTTTAGGGTTTTCGGAGATTTGGGAAGAGGGGTGTGTGGAGGAAGAGCCTGTGATGGAGAGAGTGGAATCGGGTAGGGATTTGAGGGTGAAGATGTTTGAGAAGTTGAAGAAGGAGAACTCGTTAGATCGGGTTGACCCGAATCCGGGAGAAAGTTCAAACCCGGATGTGGAGTGGATCTCGGAGCTTGTGAAGTGATCTGTGTCTAAATGGTTGTGCTAAACGTAACTCTCTTATGCGGTTTTTATTGGATGTAACATTTTCTCTACTAAATCAGTCATTTCATCATTCTACTTTTTGCATGGGGTAGCGTTAAGCATAATAGAGGGTACGTTTAGCCTCAAACCTGTCTATGAACACCCTAATACCTTCCAGGTGTTTGATTTAAATTATGGATTATATGGTTAGTTATTGCTATTTAGTTAGTGATAATATGTTTCGGTAGAAGCCATTTTGTGCACTCCCTTGTCATGTAAATATGGGTATGAAGGGTGAAGTGTAAGAAGTTTATTTGTTGGGGGGTTTACTCTGAAAGAAAAGAGGGAGGAAATGGGGTggaattattgttattgttactatttttattattaaaaatgaTTTTATGTAATGTTATTGTGTTATACTTATTAATGTCAACTTGTTATTTTGCTCTTGATAGTATTTGTTATTGTTATTTAGCtcttcatttatttatacatcttgATGCATAATCACAACTAGAAATCTACAAAAATAGATTTACAGATCGACCCAAGTGACCTACAAAGCTGTAGATAGAATTTAGGGCTGTATATCCCACGATGGCTGGAACAGGGAGGCGACTGGCGGAGGTTGGTCGCTAGGTGCGACCATTGTGACAGGGCCCGACACAACGCATTGAATCACCTAATAACTGTGGGATTAAAATAACTGACGAGAAAAGGTCTTATATGATGATTATGCCTAAAATGGTTGGTATTTGGAGATGCTTCTTGAATGGTCAAGAAAAGTTCTACAAGAAAATATAACTTAAGGTATGTGTCTTGACCATCTATTATGTTTAACTACCGTCAACTGAATTTAACCATTTTTAGCTTCCATCCACAAAATTTTCCTATGACATTGTTTATACATATATTTCTTTTTCCTACACTCATTGTGGAAGTTTAGCAATTTCAACATGTAAGTACCTTAATTGGCTTAATATCTAAGAGAAAACTATGAGATGGATCCTCGTGtttcataaaaatataatttttagtCACTTTATACAAAATGTCTTCCTATTTGTGCGTTATGGACTTTGCATGTGTAGCAAAGTCGCGGATCAAAATGAACGGCCCTAATTCTTTGCGTTATGGACTTCGCTTTTAAAACCTGTAAAGGTAGCGAAGACCAAATATGTAGTGACGTCCTTATTTGTTCGCACGTATTGCTTACAAATCCAGGCAGTGAACAAGAATGCAACGACGGGTATGATGCGCAGAGAAAGGGTAACACATGAAGTACTAAaactatatgtatatatatatgctgACACGAGTCAATAGTCCGTTTGTGATCTTAAATATGCTAATAGAAAACACTTTTTATGTGTCAAGAACTTTAATATTTTATAATCATATTAGGATATTGGATTATTGGGATATAAACACTTCTAGATTTTcgttttttactttattttctAAAGACTTTGCATGTCTTATAAAGCAAAACTATAGACATATATTTCTATGATAATGGTCCATTTGCGTGTGCGATAGTAAAAAGTAACAATAATGAGTTGATTAATTTATTAATGGGATAGGGTTTGATGCTACCTcaacactattttttttttaacttttacctcaacactattttttttttaacttttaacttCGTGTAATTGGTAGGTGATAGTGGATTAAGTCATCATTCATATACATTTTTTTAACTTCGTGTAATTGACAGGTTATAGTGGATTAAGTCATCATTCATATACATAAATAAAAGGTTACTTACAtctttataaaagaaaatatgaGAATTAATCCGACTTCTTAGATTATTTCATGAGAGATTCTAAATTAAATATACTATTCAtgatttattaaataaaataagggTTTTATTAGTATATCTCACTCGCATTTTCAAAAGCTCCCTTAGTTTCTCAATGTATCTTAATAGTTAATACTCTCACTCCTCTTGATCAAACGGCTGCGATTGTGGCGACCAGACCACCAAACTACCTCCTCTCTCTCTCGACGACAACGAAACAACACTTGTCTTTTGAGTCCAACGTAACCTAGCAACAGAAACTCGTGTGAAGTAAACAACCTCGTAAGATCCTCCTAAGAAATCCACTACCCTTCGCGAGTGCACcctattgttttttttatatatgtattCAACATATTTTTTTCATGCAGGTTTGGAAGAGCTCCTGATCAAGAAAAGCTTGTGCCGACGCTTAACAGCAAACATCTTGTTTACACAACATATTCCGCATACCATCAAGGGTCTTGCTGACAGCAAATGTTGTTCCGAGCTGACCAATTATGGTTTCGCGTTGAACATGTGAGCTATTGCAAACACCTACTCTAAATCATTTTGTTTCacaaacaatcaaacacaaaAAACTAGTGCTATCTCGAACTCGCAAGTACATCTATAATAGTAAAAATATTACTCTACTTGTTTTACCTTGTAGAGAAAACTTTTACTCTGaatagaaacattgaatctggtttGAGAAAATTGTAAAGAACACAACCCTCGACCAAATCCAATTCATCTTATCTTTGTTGGATTCTTGCTACAGATACTGGCTGGAATCTTCATGTTACATTCTGTTAGTTTATGTAATATGCAATTTGCATCTTACTCTAATTGTTTTATAACAAAATGTTTAATTTGTTTGTTTTATTATTCAAAGTAAAGCAAAAGTAATTGTAAGATGTTAACAGGAAATTAAGTTGTGAAATGGTTCATTCATTCAACGCATCTAGACATTTTTTGGGCCCTAGACTGATGGACATTGTCTAATTATATGTGGACTTTATAGAACTGATTGGTAAAAAATCAACCTTTCATATTTGGCCCACAAAAGATCTTATTTAAGGCCATAGTTATTGAACTAGTTGATGAGAACAAAAATTAGGTTGAGAGGTGAATATAGAACACTCTAAACTGGGGTGTGTAAAAAATCGAATTAACCGAATTAACTGATAAAACCAACCGAAAAATCGAACCAAATcaaaaaccggtgggtcggttaatggtttcTCTGAAAACCAAAAGTAGgggggtcggttatggttatcaatgtttccatacccaccgtaaccgaaccgaaccaacaTGTAATAATCATTGTtgatttaggacttttcaccatattttttaatatatgattgtttatttgaatttatagaATATATCTTATTACTTATTTGAATATTCGGTAATAATGgatattaatattatagattatgtgtatttttcatgctatgtactatactaatatatacaaatatgcagtAATAACTTATttcatgttaaaaaaattaagttaTTTTTAGCTAGGCTAATACACGGTTAACCGCCCACTATAACCATTAAAACCAATTAACCGACATCATGATTATGGTTATGGTCATAGGCCAAAACCGACCGATGCACACCCATCCACAGCAAGCAAGCAACGCCCCTATAGGCAGATTCCACCCGCTTGAACTAGCAATTGCAGGCTGGCTGTGCTGCCGGAAGGTTACCTTAAAGCAAGCATCCTTGTGCAGCGAACCGCCCACGTCGCCACGATCCTAAAACTTCACCGGACCATTCAATCGGTAGGAGCGACGGGCGGTGTGTACAAAGGGCAGCGACGTAGTCAACGCTAGCTGATGACTCGCGGACGTGCCCTCAACCGGATGGCTTCGGGCGCAACTTGCGTTCAAAAACTCGATGGTTCACGGGATTCTACAATTCACACCAAGTATCGCATTTTGCTACGTTCTTCATCGATACGTAAGCCGAGATATCCGTTCCCGGGAGTCGTTTTAAGCTTACAAAGAAGCCACGTCCAGCGCGCACACCAGGCCTAATGTGTTGTCTGGGCCCTCGATCGGGCCCGTTGTGTCGTTGGGCCTTGGATCGGGCACGTTATAGTCGTATCGACACGAAACTTTATACAGGCTGTTTCCGGGGGGGAGTATGGTCGCAAGGCTGAAACTTAAAGGAATTGACGGAAGGGCACCACCAAGAGTGGAGCATGCGGCTTAATTTGACTCAACACGGGGAAACTTACCAGGTCCAGACATAGTGGTTATTTCGTCAACATGACATCAATGACAGACCAAAGGTATGGTCCATGCATGAACGCACGTCGACAAGGACTCACAAGGGCCGAAACAAATGCTTCGATCTAAACACATATTAGAAAAATACAAAATTGATAAGATCGCCCGTACTGGGGGGTTTTGGCGTTTTTTTCCCCTAAAAAACGTCCAAACACGCCTTGGGGCCGCCCCCGGAggcctttttttttttaaatgggtgGGGCGTCCTATTTTAAACGCATGCATTTGATTTTTTTGGCCAATAAGACCGTTGCCAACGGTCAAAAGTAATggataaattatatatttttttatttcacttttatatatatacttaCCTTACACCCCATTTTGtacaaaccaaaaccaaaaccaaaaacgTACACATACAACCTCAAACAACAAACCATTTCTATAAAAAATGGATTCCCCCACGTCCTCGTCGTCCGTtacaaatttttattacaaaGAGTTTTTAGCGGATGAGGGTGACTCGACCGATGAGGAGGtcgagcaagaggcggttacgagtgcGTGGGAACTCGCGGCACGGTATATGAAACATTGTAGCCGGCCTCAACGTGAAATTTTACCAAGAGAATATATTGAACAAGACCGACGTTCAGCAAACAATCGGTTGATGAAAGATTACTTCGATGAAGCGCCTACTTACCCAAACCCAGAAGTTTTTAGGCGTATGAGTAAACGTTTAATTTTACGCATCGCTGAAGACTTGAAAAACAACttgattattttaaacaaaaaccggATGCGAGAGAGACATTTGGATTCACCGGAAGGACATTGAGAGATGTTTTGGGGTTCTTCAACAACGATGACATTATTTGAGAAATCCTTGCCATGCATGGACCAAAGAAAAAATGAGAGATACCATGTACGCTTGTATAGTCATGCATAATATGATATTGGAAGACGAAGGAAAAACAATATGCCAAAACTATGTACCGGAAGCTGTTCAGGAATATCTCCAAGTAACAATGGAAGACATAGTGAAGAATGCACATGAAATGCAGTCTGAAGCCGCACATACTGCGTTTAGCGGTTGATTTGGTTCAAcacgcatggtcggttcggtaTATTCCAAACGAGGGTGAAGTAGAAGTGGATGACGAGGAAGACGAAGATGACAAGAATGGTGAAAGCGAGGACGAAAATTAAGACGAGTAGtattatgtgtttgtgttttattatatatgtaatttttatttaattaataaaatattattagttttaatttgaaaaaaaaaataattgagtAATGATTGGTTGGGGCATTATACCATTACACTCATTTTAAGATAATGCCCTATAATGCCCACATGCTAACTGGACCGCCACATGACGCAAAACACCAAGGGGTGGAGACACTATCTTTTcctcccactacacatggtctaaggtTGCGTCGTTTTTTACTCTTCTACTGTTCCCAATTCCCATTTATGATTCCGCCAGCTAAAGACTTGGAAAACAACTttgattattttaaacaaaaaccggATCCCACTACATATTTTAGACT
The Helianthus annuus cultivar XRQ/B chromosome 6, HanXRQr2.0-SUNRISE, whole genome shotgun sequence genome window above contains:
- the LOC110864942 gene encoding zinc finger CCCH domain-containing protein 20, with product MVGDENHHNMMVHVPPWTTLIDDPLTGISPFSPRSPNATVNSLASFEDYAYFLRNDAALRRYLEDDLDGDADNSGCTDFDITSEPFACDSFRMYDFKVRKCARARSHDWTDCPYAHPGEKARRRDPRKYSYSGTACPEFRKGSCKKGDGCEFSHGVFECWLHPHRYRTQPCKDGINCRRRVCFFAHTPEQLRVVSPHGESSHGFGSWFSSPSETSTPPSESPPMSPMDGSLSRSLGSVTVGDMLTSLRRLQLNKTPSMGSPWSMQMGRVVSSPRSGFYSLPSTPTRPVTRPSLGFSEIWEEGCVEEEPVMERVESGRDLRVKMFEKLKKENSLDRVDPNPGESSNPDVEWISELVK